The following coding sequences lie in one Rutidosis leptorrhynchoides isolate AG116_Rl617_1_P2 chromosome 6, CSIRO_AGI_Rlap_v1, whole genome shotgun sequence genomic window:
- the LOC139853978 gene encoding uncharacterized protein, with protein MALEDLLLSESESETDNDSAESDSDEDLIQEGYNTFNLLDSLDAMDEEDEARNSRTIIRRRRLQRDRIDIGIRLFRDYFSNNPTFPGDYFRNRFRMSKSLFMRIGHAILSQLGFNIFQKCTSAIRQLAYDIAPDAFDEYLHMGASTSRDCLKNYCKCIIHIFSREYLRKPTEEDVRRLHANHLEMHGFSGMLGSLDCMHWPWKNCPVAWQGHYHRGDHEGPTIMLEAVASYDMWIWHAFFGPASSNNDINVLNESDLFEDLLDGRAPEVRYTIKRHEFIKGYYLVDGIYS; from the exons atGGCTTTGGAAGATTTATTACTTTCTGAGAGCGAAAGCGAGACGGATAATGATAGCGCAGAGTCCGATTCCGATGAAGATTTAATTCAAGAAGGTTACAACACGTTTAACTTACTCGATTCGCTTGATGCAATGGACGAAGAAGATGAGGCTCGAAATTCTCGTACAATTATTAGAAGACGCCGGTTACAAAGAGATCGTATTGATATCGGTATTCGTTTGTTTCGCGACTATTTCTCGAATAATCCAACATTTCCTGGTGATTATTTTCGAAATCGATTTCGAATGAGTAAGTCATTGTTTATGCGTATTGGTCATGCTATTCTATC TCAACTCGGTTTCAATATTTTTCAAAAGTGTACATCGGCCATACGTCAATTGGCGTATGACATTGCACCTGATGCATTCGATGAGTATTTACACATGGGCGCATCAACGTCTCGTGATTGTTTAAAAAATTATTGCAAATGTATTATCCATATATTTTCGCGAGAATATTTAAGGAAACCAACTGAAGAAGATGTTCGTCGATTGCATGCCAACCATTTGGAGATGCACGGTTTTTCGGGTATGTTAGGTAGTCTCGATTGCATGCACTGGCCTTGGAAAAATTGTCCAGTTGCGTGGCAAGGGCATTACCACAGGGGTGATCACGAAGGACCAACAATAATGCTCGAGGCGGTTGCGTCCTACGATATGTGGATTTGGCACGCTTTCTTTGGTCCAGCGAGTTCGAACAATGATATTAATGTTCTTAATGAATCAGATTTGTTCGAAGATTTATTGGATGGTCGAGCTCCGGAGGTCCGTTACACTATCAAAAGGCACGAATTTATAAAAGGGTATTACTTGGTAGATGGCATATACTCATAA